The DNA region CCTTCGGAGAATTGAGGACGCGGCGGATTCGGGGAGCGCCCGCCGCCCCCTGGCGGGGAAGGCGCAAGAGGGGGCTGGTGAGAGGGATTTGAGACGGAACCGGCCGGTCACCGGCACCGGCACGGTCCCCTCCGCCTCCCTTATGCGCACTGCCCCTTCCGCGCACGGCCCCTTCAGCGCACGGCCGCTTCCGCTTCCCGGCGCGCGTGGGGCTGTATGCCTACGGACGTATGGATGTACGGGCGTACGGGCGTATGGCCGTACGTCAGGGCGTCGTCGAGCCGTCTTCCGGGGTGTGTTCCACGGCTTCCGCAGCGGCGGCCGTAGCTGCCGTGGTGCCCGTAGCCGCGGCAGGGGTGGTGCCCGTATCGCGACCGGCCAGTGCCAGCAGCACGCCCATCGCGACGAGGATCTCGAACACGGCCGTGGAGAGCCAGAGTTGATCGCGCGTGGAGAGTCCGGCGAAGCCGCCGAGCAGACCGGCCTTGGCGGCGAAGGAGAGACGGAAGAGACCCAGCCCGAGCAGCGGCCCGCACACCGTCATGCCCAGCGGCCGTGAGTACGTGGTACGGCCGAGGGCGGCGAACGCCGCGCACAGGGAGACCAGGGCGAGCGCACAGCCGTACCAGCTGTCCGGCACGGCGAGCAGCGTGGCCAGGGCCCTGTCGCCGGTGAAGTGGTGCGAATACAGCTCCCAGCCCTGCTGGGCGAGCGAGTGGATCTCCCAGGAGACCAGCGACGCGGTGACGGCGAAGAGCATCACGCAGGCGGCCACGGCTCCGTTCCGTGTGGGGCGCGCGGGCGGCTCGTCACGGGTGGCGGTGCCCGGATCGCCGCCGGTGGTGGTGCCCCGGGCGCGCGTGCTCCCGTCCGTGAGCGCGTTCGCGAACTCGCCCGCGTCGTCCCCGCGTTGGGCCTGGCCCTGGTCCTGATCAACGCCATGGCCGCCCTGGTCCTGACCCCCGCCCTGGTCCTGACCCTCGCTCTGGTCTCCGCCCCGGTCGTCCCCCTCCCCGGCGTACGACGGCACGCGCCTCCGCCCCGCGGCCGCCAGTACGACCAGGGCGACGCCCGCCACCAGCATCGCGATCACGCTGGTGAGCACCTGGTTGCGCAGCGCGTCGGAGACGCCGCCCTTGACCCAACTCGCGTTCAGATTCCACAGGGTGGGGACCCGCAGGAGGATCGTCACCACGCCCGTGGAGGCGAGGACGCCGCTCGCCGCCGACGAGACGGACGCCGTGACGGCACTGACCGTATAGAGGACGAGCAGCGTGGGCTCCACGAAGGAGCTGGCCCATATGCCGTCCTGTGCGCGGAAGATCAGCCCGGACCACATCCACCACGCGTCCGTGACGGCGGTGGCCTTCTCGAAGTCGCGCACGATCCAGGCGAGATCGAGCAGCGCGAGCGCGGCCAGCAGTACGGCGCGCGGCGGTACGCGCGCCGGGTCTCAGCATCCTGCCCTGGCTCATTGACGCCCCCCGGCGGTGCGGTTACCCGATCGCCGCTCGTTCGGTCAGGACGGCGGCGTCGTAGCGTCGGGCAAGCCTACTGTGGCGTTTCATGGCGGTTCACGGCGGCTGCGGACAGGCCCCTTCGGGCGGGAGCAACCCGGGGGAGGAATCGGGGAGGACCGCCGGGGGCGACACCCCGCGTGGCGGGCCGGGCCGCCGCGGCACGCACCGCCGCGGCCCGGCCCTACGGCCCCCGCAAGGCCGTACGAAGTTCAGAGTCCGAGGTTCGTATATCGGAGCGGAGTCGGCTGAGTTGCGGTCGTGTTAACCGTCTTCAGGAACCCATATGACGACATGTCTCATAGGCGGCGAGGCCGTCAAGCACGCTGTGACCTCAATCTGCAAAACCTTCGCTCAAGATGCGCCGGGGGTCCACATGCTGAAGCCGGTACCCCTTGACTGAGCAGTTATTGACTTGCAAAGTCTCCTCAACCCATGGCACGGACTGTCCGCGTGCCAACGCATGGATCTATCCGCATAGATTGACGAGCGCGGGGGCGCAGACACGATGACAAGTCCATCCCAGGCCGCGATCGCCGGGGCAGAGACCCCAGAGCCCGACGGCGCCGGCCTGACCACCGAGCCGGCAGGCGGCCAAGAGGCCGTGAAAGACCAGCTCGTGGGCCGCTCTCCCGGCCAGCTCATGTGGATGCGCTTCAAGCGCGACCGTACGGGCGTCATATCGGCCATCGTCGTCCTCGCGGTCTTCGCGATCGCGGCGCTGGCCCCCGTTATCTCCTGGCTCTACGGCAAGAATCCGTGGACCCGTTACGGGCAGGAACGGCCGGGGCTGCTCAACGACAACGCCTACCCGATCAAGCCCAACGGCGGCATCGACAGCGAGTTCTGGTTCGGTCTCGAACCGGGCCTCGGGCGGGACGTGCTCACCCAGCTCGTCTACGGGATGCGCACCTCGCTCTCCCTGGCGATCGTCATCACGATCCTCTCGGTGGGCCTCGCCATCGTGATCGGCGTCGCGGGCGGCTACATGGGCGGCAAGACGGACTACTTCCTGGGCCGTCTCACCGACCTGATGATGTCGTTCCCGAACCAGCTCTTCTTCGTCGCGTTCACACCGGTGATCGCGGCCCTCATGGTCAGCCCGCAGGACGAGATGCCGATCTGGCTCCGTGCCTCCGTGCTGATCTTCGTCATGTGGCTGCTGGGCTGGATGACGCTCGCCCGGCTGCTGCGGGGACAGGTACTGACCCTGCGCGAGCGGGAGTTCATCGAGGCGGCGAAGGTCGCGGGCACTCCGCCCTGGCGGATCATCCGCAAGGAGCTGCTCCCGAACGTGGTCACGCCGATCCTCGTCCAGGCCACCTACATGCTCCCGAACTTCGTGACCGGCGTCGCCGGCCTCTCCTTCCTCGGAGTCGGCATGCCGGACTCGGTCCCGGACTGGGGCCGGATGTTCGCCACGGGTGCCGAGGTGTACCAGAGCGACATCACATACATGATCTTCCCCGGCGTCGCGATGGTGGTCTTCATCGTCGCGTTCAACCTGCTCGGGGACTCGGTCAGGGACGCCTTCGACCCGAAATCGGGACGTTGAAGACCGAGCGGCGGGGGGTGCTGCCACCCCAGCACCGTATGAGTCAGGCAGCAACGGACAACCGACAGGCAGGTGCTACCACACCATGAGCACATTCAGGATGCGTACGGCGCGCGTCTCCGTCGTGGGGCTCGCCGCGGGCGCTCTCATCCTTACGGGATGCAGCAGCGGCGGCGGAGGCGACGCCGGGGGCGTGAGCAAGGACGACGCCGCGAAGCAGCAGGTCCGATACGACTTCGGTGACGCCGCGGCCTCGAAGGGCCCGGCCGAGCCGATCAAGGGCGCCCAGAAGGGCGGCGACCTCACCGTCTACCAGCGGGACAGCTACGCCCACCTCGACCCCGCGCAGATGTACGTGAGCGACGAGGGCACCATGTCCCAGCTCATCCACCGTCGTCTGACCACTTACAAGCGTGACAGCGCCGGCAAGTACACCGTCGTCGGCGACCTGGCCACCGACAGCGGTACGCCCTCTAAGGACAAGAGGTCCTGGAAGTACACGCTGAAGGACGGCGTGAAGTGGGAGGACGGCTCCCCGATCACGTCGAAGGACATACGCCACACCTTCGAGCGGCAGTTCGCGCCGTTCATCTCCGAGGGCCCGGTCTTCATCCAGCAGTGGCTGGCGGGCAAGAGCGGCACCGGCTACCGCAAGCTGCTCCCCGACGGTCCCTTCAAGGGCGACCACCTGCCCGACAAGACCCTGGAGACCCCGGACGACAAGACCATCGTCTTCCACTTCAAGGACCCGCAGCCCGACCTGCCCTACGCGCTGGGCATGGTGGGTTACGCCGCGGTCCAGAAGAAGGGCGACACGAAGGAGAAGTACGACAAGAAGCCGGTCTCCTCCGGCCCGTACAAGATCGCCTCCTTCAAGTCCGGCAAGAGCATGAAGCTCGTCCGGAACAAGGAATGGGACCCGAACACGGACTCGGTGCGCCACCAGTACCCGGACGCGCACAACATCCAGTTCGGTGTCTCCTTCGAGGCCTCGACGAAGCGCCTCGTCTCCGACAGCGCCGAGAACCAGACCGCGGTCAGCTACAACAACCAGGTCGACGCCTCCAGCATGCAGTCGGTGCGCTCCGACCCGAAGGTCAAGAAGCGCTCCCTGTCCGGCTACCAGCCCTACGTCGGCAAGATCTCGCTGAACATGGACCGCCTGAAGGACAAGCGGGTCCGCGAGGCCATCGCCTACGCGCTTCCCGCGCAGTCCCTGCTCCAGGCGTTCGGCGGCTCCGGCGGCGGTGAGCTGGCGGGCAACTACCTCAGCCCGACGGTCGCCGGCCACAGCGAGTCGGACCCGTACGGCAAGGTCAAGAACCCGCAGGGCGACGTGAAGAAGGCCAAGCGGATCCTGAAGGAAGCCGGCAAGGACGGCATGAAGCTGACCTTCGCCTTCCAGAACTCCCCGGAGTGGTCGGACTTCTCCATCGCGGCGAAGGACAACCTCACCAAGGCCGGATTCGACGTCCAGCTCAAGGACATCGTGACGGACACCTACTACGACCAGATCGGCAAGGTCAAGAACAAGTACGACATGTACCACTCCTCCTGGGGTGCCGACTGGCCGAGCGCCGGCACGGTTGTTCCGCCCACGCTGGACGGTCGTCAGGTGCAGGACGGTGCGTCGAACTACTCGCACTACAACAACCCGAAGATGAACAAGGAGATGGACCGCATCTCCAGGATCGCGAACGCCGACAAGGCCGCGAAGGAATGGGCCAAGCTCGCAGACAAGATCCTCAAGGAGGACCTGCCTGACGTGCCGCTCATGTACTACAAGCAGATCCAGCTCTACGGATCGAAGGTCGGCGGCGCCGTGATGAACGACGTCCTCAGCAGCATCGACCCGACCCAGCTGTACATCAAGAAGTAACAGCGCACACGGCGCGGTTGCTCGCGCCGGCCGTGGTGCCCGCCCTCCTGGGGGCCCTCTCGGGGGTCTTCCCCGGGGGCGGGCGCCACGGGCCGTTCCCCCACCCCTGAATCCGCTGCCCACGAGAGCTGCGTTCCGTCATGCTTCGTTTCCTCGTCCGCCGGACCCTCGGCGCGATGGTGATCCTGCTGATCATCAGCGCGGTCACCTTCTTCCTCTTCTACGCCGTACCGCGAGATCCGGCGATGCTGGCCTGTGGCAAGAACTGCACGCCGGACGCGCTGGAAGTCATCCGCAAGAACATGGGCATCGACGAGCCCATCCCGATGCAGTACTGGCACTTCATGATCGGCATCGTCGCGGGCCGTGACTTCGCCCAAGGGGCCTGCCCCGCACCGTGCTTCGGCTACTCGTTCGCCAACTCGGACCCGGTCTGGAACACCATCCTCGACCGCTTCCCGACGACCGTGTCGCTGACCGTGGGAGGCGCGGTCGTCTTCCTGATCATCGGTCTCGGCGCCGGCATGATCGCGGCCTGGAAGCGCGGCACCCTCGCCGACAAGGTCTTCAGCACCGCCTCGCTGGTGCTCAGCTCGATGCAGATCTACTTCGTGGGCCCCCTGGTCATGGCACTGCTGGTGTTCAACCTCGGCCTCCTGGACCAGCCCGCGTACGTGCCGCTGACGGAGGACCCGGCCGGCTGGTTCATGGGCCTGCTCATCCCGTGGATGGTGATCCAGATCATCTTCACGGCCAACTACACGCGTCTCGCCCGCTCTTCGATGATCGAGCAGCTAGCGGAGGACCACGTCCGCACGGCGAGGGCGAAGGGCATGTCGGGGAAGTTCGTCTTCTTCCGCTACGCCTGGCGCGGCTCGCTCATCCCCATCGTGACGATCTTCGGCGTCGACCTCGGGTCGCTGCTCGGCGGCGCGATGATCACCGAGTGGACGTTCTCGCTCCCGGGCCTCGGGAAGCTGGCTGTCGAGTCCGTGGAGAACACCGACCTGCCCATGGTGATGGGCGTGATGCTCTTCTCCGCGACCTTCATCATCCTCTTCAACGTCATCGTGGACGCCGCATACGCATTCATCGACCCGCGCGTGCGGCTGGCCTAGGAGTACCGCTGTGACCACCCTGACCCAGGAAGCGGACGTCCCGGC from Streptomyces marispadix includes:
- a CDS encoding ABC transporter permease, whose product is MTSPSQAAIAGAETPEPDGAGLTTEPAGGQEAVKDQLVGRSPGQLMWMRFKRDRTGVISAIVVLAVFAIAALAPVISWLYGKNPWTRYGQERPGLLNDNAYPIKPNGGIDSEFWFGLEPGLGRDVLTQLVYGMRTSLSLAIVITILSVGLAIVIGVAGGYMGGKTDYFLGRLTDLMMSFPNQLFFVAFTPVIAALMVSPQDEMPIWLRASVLIFVMWLLGWMTLARLLRGQVLTLREREFIEAAKVAGTPPWRIIRKELLPNVVTPILVQATYMLPNFVTGVAGLSFLGVGMPDSVPDWGRMFATGAEVYQSDITYMIFPGVAMVVFIVAFNLLGDSVRDAFDPKSGR
- a CDS encoding ABC transporter substrate-binding protein → MSTFRMRTARVSVVGLAAGALILTGCSSGGGGDAGGVSKDDAAKQQVRYDFGDAAASKGPAEPIKGAQKGGDLTVYQRDSYAHLDPAQMYVSDEGTMSQLIHRRLTTYKRDSAGKYTVVGDLATDSGTPSKDKRSWKYTLKDGVKWEDGSPITSKDIRHTFERQFAPFISEGPVFIQQWLAGKSGTGYRKLLPDGPFKGDHLPDKTLETPDDKTIVFHFKDPQPDLPYALGMVGYAAVQKKGDTKEKYDKKPVSSGPYKIASFKSGKSMKLVRNKEWDPNTDSVRHQYPDAHNIQFGVSFEASTKRLVSDSAENQTAVSYNNQVDASSMQSVRSDPKVKKRSLSGYQPYVGKISLNMDRLKDKRVREAIAYALPAQSLLQAFGGSGGGELAGNYLSPTVAGHSESDPYGKVKNPQGDVKKAKRILKEAGKDGMKLTFAFQNSPEWSDFSIAAKDNLTKAGFDVQLKDIVTDTYYDQIGKVKNKYDMYHSSWGADWPSAGTVVPPTLDGRQVQDGASNYSHYNNPKMNKEMDRISRIANADKAAKEWAKLADKILKEDLPDVPLMYYKQIQLYGSKVGGAVMNDVLSSIDPTQLYIKK
- a CDS encoding ABC transporter permease, producing MLRFLVRRTLGAMVILLIISAVTFFLFYAVPRDPAMLACGKNCTPDALEVIRKNMGIDEPIPMQYWHFMIGIVAGRDFAQGACPAPCFGYSFANSDPVWNTILDRFPTTVSLTVGGAVVFLIIGLGAGMIAAWKRGTLADKVFSTASLVLSSMQIYFVGPLVMALLVFNLGLLDQPAYVPLTEDPAGWFMGLLIPWMVIQIIFTANYTRLARSSMIEQLAEDHVRTARAKGMSGKFVFFRYAWRGSLIPIVTIFGVDLGSLLGGAMITEWTFSLPGLGKLAVESVENTDLPMVMGVMLFSATFIILFNVIVDAAYAFIDPRVRLA